The Sorangiineae bacterium MSr11954 DNA segment TGCTGCGCGCCCGCGGTGACGACGATGCGATCGGCGTGGGTGCGCACGCCGCGCGAGCGATGGATCCAATCGGCGATGGCCGTGCGCAGTTTTGGATCGCCGGCCGCATCGCCGTAGGCCGGGCGGGCGCCGCGCAGGGTGCGCATGGCGCGAAAGGTGTGGCGGCGCCAGTCGGTAAAAGGGAACAGGGCGGCATCCGGAACGCCGAGCCGCACGTGCAGCATGGGCTCTCCCGAGGCGGGCGGTGAATCGGGGGCCGCCGGCGGGAGGCGAGGAACACGGGCGGCGAGGGGGGCCTCCGCGGTTCGTGCGCGTGCGATGGAGCTCGGCGGCCGCACGGCGCAGATGCGGGTGCCGCCGCCGGTGGCGCCTTGGATGAAGCCTTCGGCCGCCAAAAAACCGTACGCGGTGGTGACCGTAAACCGGGAGACCCCGAGCTGTCGCGCTAGATCGCGGGAGGGCGGCAGCCGGTCGCCGGGGCGGACGCGCCCTTCGGCGATGGCTTCTCGGATTTGCTCGTAGATCGCGCGCGCGAGCCCGCGCCGGTGATCGTCTGCGGTCAGGTACAGATCCACTTGGTCTGGTCAAAAATAATCATTTTTGGACATCGATCCAGTCCAAACGAGCGCTTACCGTTTGACTCGTCCGAGGCCCGCTCGGCTCGAACCCGGAGGAGAACATGAGCACCAATACCCGCACCCGCCGTCACACCGCCCCCTTCGATCTCGCGCAGTTGGACTGGGTCCCGCTGCGGGAGGGGCTCTCGTTCAAGCCCATCACGTTTTATCCCGATGGCTCGGGGTGGCAGCTGCTTTTGCGGCTCGAGCCGGGCACGGTGATCCCGCCGCACCGCCACACCGGCGAGGTGCACGGCTTCAACCTCTCGGGCTCGCGGTTTTTGATCAACACCAAAGAAACCGTGGGTCCCGGCACCTACGTCTACGAA contains these protein-coding regions:
- a CDS encoding 2,4'-dihydroxyacetophenone dioxygenase family protein, whose product is MSTNTRTRRHTAPFDLAQLDWVPLREGLSFKPITFYPDGSGWQLLLRLEPGTVIPPHRHTGEVHGFNLSGSRFLINTKETVGPGTYVYEPPGNADTWKQIGDEPCIVHIEVKGRIEYLDDRGTIVRTVDAKSSQKTYLDWCAETGKTPIPALALPFEA